A section of the Phycodurus eques isolate BA_2022a chromosome 4, UOR_Pequ_1.1, whole genome shotgun sequence genome encodes:
- the LOC133401274 gene encoding ATP-dependent translocase ABCB1-like isoform X1 encodes MQTPDMDETDKLRNNLPDHNTNVYLSEYNTSGSTKKKEKERKNVTVGPIELFRFADGLDLLLIFLGTVMSVAHGLVFPLMCVVFGHMADRFIQYSAMSKNNTRHLFFTNSTLQDDMASFSIYFAITGVLVLVAAYMQVAFFTLAAVRQVTRIRKCFFHSIMRQDIGWFDVNDTGTLNTRLVDSDVYKIQEGIGDKMGMLVQSLSTFIASLVVGLSIGWKLALVILAVCPLLGLSAAIFSKVVTSFTAKEQTAYAKAGAVAEEVLSAIRTVFAFSGQQREIQRYHKNLEEAKNMGIKKAISSNTAMGFTFMMIFLSYALAFWYGSTLVRSKEYTTGTVLTVLFALIFGAIALGQTSPNIQSFSSALGAAHQVYRIIDTKPSIDSYSESGFKPDVITGNIELKKIHFKYPSRPEVKVLNNMSLRIKSGQTIALVGSSGCGKSTTIQLLQRFYDPQEGSVSIDDHDIRSLNIGHLRKMIGVVSQEPVLFATTISENIRYGRTDVTQQEIEQAAKEAHAYDFIMNFPEKFETLVGDRGSQMSGGQKQRIAIARALVRNPKILLLDEATSALDAESETFVQAALDEVRLGRTTVIVAHRLSTIRNADIIAGFQNGEVVELGTHSQLIEKQGVYHTLVTMQTFQKAEEQWNSEQNEKSRIAKTFNDSSFRRSKSTKGSFSAHLEGNQKERETLIDAKDKTEEDENVPPVSLLKIMHFNLPEWPYILTGIIFAAINGLLHPLFAVILSKFIAVMAEADEEIIRKETEFLCMMFATIGIVIFFTMFLQGYCFGKSGEILTLKLRLAAFKALMRQDLAWFDDHKNSVGMLTTRLASDAAQVQGVTGLRLATLVQNITNLGTGVILAFVNGWELTLLVLVLVPILAVAGTVEMELLSGQAAKDKKELEKAGQIVTEAIENIRTVASLTRELKFESLYHNNLEVPYRNAQKKAHVQGFAFSFSQAMIYFTYAICFWFGAWLVEQGRMDVEGVFLVVMAILYGSMAVGEANSFTPNYANAKMSAAHIMMLLNAQPAIDNLSHEGQSLDQFDGHVYFEGVEFNYPSCPDVPVLRGLNLKVSKGETLALVGSSGCGKSTTIQLLERFYDTTQGNVMIDSKNVKELNICWLRSQIGIVSQEPVLFDCSLAKNIAYGDNSRTVTIEEIKAAAEAANIHSFIEHLPKKYDTLAGDKGTQLSGGQKQRIAIARAILRNPKLLLLDEATSALDTESEKLVQEALDKARQGRTCIVVAHRLSTIQNADRIAVFQGGVVVEQGTHQQLLAKKGVYHMLVTKQLGCGSE; translated from the exons ATGCAG ACCCCAGACATGGATGAAACAGACAAGTTGCGAAACAACCTCCCCGACCAcaacacaaatgtttatttaag tgaGTACAATACATCAGGAAGcacaaagaagaaggaaaaagagagaaaaaatgtcACAGTTGGCCCCATTGAACTG TTCAGGTTTGCAGATGGCTTGGACCTTTTACTAATCTTCCTCGGGACAGTGATGTCGGTGGCCCATGGGCTGGTGTTCCCCCTCATGTGTGTTGTCTTTGGTCATATGGCAGACAGATTTATACAGTACTCAGCAATGTCCAAAAACAATACCCGCCACCTTT TTTTCACCAACAGCACCTTACAGGATGACATGGCCAG CTTTTCTATTTACTTCGCCATCACAGGGGTCTTGGTGCTGGTGGCCGCCTACATGCAGGTTGCTTTTTTTACACTCGCTGCTGTACGGCAGGTCACACGCATCCGCAAGTGTTTTTTCCACAGTATCATGCGACAGGACATCGGCTGGTTTGATGTCAATGACACAGGAACACTCAACACTCGCCTTGTTGA CAGTGACGTCTATAAAATACAAGAGGGTATTGGAGACAAAATGGGGATGTTGGTCCAGTCGCTTTCCACCTTCATTGCATCTTTGGTTGTTGGCTTAAGCATAGGATGGAAGCTCGCTCTGGTCATCCTGGCCGTCTGCCCCTTGCTGGGCCTATCAGCTGCCATTTTCAGTAAG GTGGTGACATCATTCACCGCTAAAGAACAGACTGCTTATGCCAAAGCCGGCGCTGTGGCAGAGGAGGTGCTTTCTGCCATCAGGACTGTTTTTGCCTTCAGTGGTCAGCAGAGAGAGATCCAAAG GTATCATAAGAACCTGGAGGAGGCTAAGAACATGGGAATAAAGAAGGCGATAAGTTCGAACACCGCTATGGGTTTCACCTTCATGATGATCTTCTTGTCTTATGCTCTGGCCTTCTGGTATGGGAGTACGCTCGTTCGGAGTAAGGAGTACACTACTGGAACTGTACTCACA GTTTTATTTGCTTtgatttttggagcaattgcaCTTGGCCAGACCTCACCAAACATCCAGTCCTTTTCCAGTGCCCTAGGAGCTGCACACCAAGTGTACCGCATCATTGACACT AAACCCAGTATCGACAGCTACTCAGAGAGCGGCTTCAAGCCTGATGTCATCACAGGAAACATAGAGCTCAAGAAGATCCACTTTAAGTACCCCTCAAGGCCAGAGGTCAAA GTATTAAACAACATGTCCCTAAGGATTAAGAGTGGACAGACCATCGCTTTAGTGGGAAGCAGTGGCTGCGGTAAAAGCACCACCATTCAGCTGTTGCAGAGGTTCTACGATCCTCAGGAGGGATCT GTATCTATTGATGATCATGACATACGTTCGCTCAATATCGGCCACCTGCGAAAGATGATTGGCGTGGTGAGTCAAGAGCCCGTCCTTTTTGCCACCACCATATCTGAGAACATCCGATACGGCCGAACTGACGTGACGCAGCAGGAAATAGAGCAAGCTGCCAAGGAGGCCCATGCTTACGACTTCATCATGAACTTTCCTGAA AAGTTTGAGACGCTGGTCGGTGACCGAGGGTCTCAGATGAGTGGAGGTCAGAAGCAGAGAATTGCAATTGCCCGGGCACTAGTCCGTAACCCCAAAATCCTTCTGCTGGATGAAGCAACATCTGCGCTTGATGCTGAAAGTGAAACTTTTGTGCAGGCTGCACTTGATGAG GTCAGACTGGGTCGTACCACCGTAATTGTGGCCCATCGCCTCTCAACTATCAGAAACGCTGATATCATCGCTGGCTTCCAAAATGGAGAAGTTGTGGAGTTGGGCACTCATAGCCAATTGATAGAAAAACAGGGTGTGTATCATACCCTTGTCACCATGCAG ACCTTCCAGAAAGCCGAGGAGCAGTGGAATAGTGAGCAGAATGAAAAGAGCCGAATAGCCAAAACATTTAATGATTCTTCCTTCAGAAGGAGTAAGTCTACAAAAGGTTCTTTCTCTGCTCATTTGGAGGGAAaccaaaaagagagagaaacattGATTGATGCCAAAGACAAGACGGAGGAG GATGAAAATGTTCCCCCCGTGTCATTACTCAAAATTATGCATTTCAACCTTCCTGAGTGGCCATACATTTTGACGGGGATCATCTTTGCTGCCATCAATGGATTATTACATCCCCTGTTCGCAGTCATCCTCTCAAAGTTCATTGCT GTGATGGCTGAGGCTGATGAAGAGATTATCAGAAAAGAAACAGAATTCCTTTGCATGATGTTTGCAACGATTGGAATTGTAATCTTTTTCACCATGTTTCTCCAG GGTTACTGTTTTGGAAAATCTGGAGAGATCCTGACGTTGAAACTGAGACTGGCAGCTTTCAAGGCTTTGATGCGGCAG GATCTCGCCTGGTTTGATGACCATAAAAACAGCGTAGGAATGCTCACAACAAGGCTGGCTTCAGATGCTGCTCAAGTGCAAGGG GTAACGGGACTACGCCTGGCTACCCTGGTGCAGAATATTACCAATTTAGGCACTGGTGTGATTCTTGCCTTTGTGAATGGCTGGGAGCTGACCCTGCTCGTACTGGTCTTGGTACCAATCCTTGCAGTGGCTGGAACTGTGGAGATGGAATTGCTATCTGGGCAAGCTGCCAAGGACAAGAAGGAGTTGGAGAAGGCTGGACAG ATTGTTACAGAAGCCATCGAAAATATCCGTACAGTTGCATCTCTGACCAGGGAACTCAAGTTTGAGTCTTTGTATCACAATAACCTGGAAGTTCCCTACAG AAATGCCCAGAAAAAGGCCCATGTGCAGGGTTTTGCCTTCTCTTTCTCCCAAGCCATGATCTACTTTACTTATGCCATATGTTTCTGGTTTGGAGCTTGGCTTGTTGAGCAAGGACGAATGGATGTTGAGGGAGTATTTCT GGTGGTTATGGCAATTCTGTATGGTTCTATGGCTGTTGGAGAAGCCAATTCCTTCACTCCAAACTATGCAAACGCGAAAATGTCAGCTGCTCACATCATGATGCTTCTGAACGCACAGCCTGCTATTGACAATCTCTCACATGAAGGCCAGTCATTG GACCAATTTGATGGTCATGTGTACTTTGAGGGAGTTGAGTTTAACTACCCCTCATGCCCTGATGTACCCGTTCTACGAGGGCTGAATCTGAAGGTGAGCAAAGGAGAGACACTGGCCCTAGTAGGAAGCAGCGGCTGTGGAAAAAGCACCACCATCCAGCTTCTGGAGAGGTTCTATGACACCACACAAGGGAACGTG ATGATTGATTCCAAGAATGTGAAAGAGCTGAACATCTGCTGGCTGAGGTCTCAGATTGGTATTGTGTCCCAGGAGCCTGTGCTCTTTGACTGCAGCTTGGCCAAAAACATCGCCTATGGAGACAACAGTCGTACTGTAACTATAGAGGAGATTAAGGCAGCTGCTGAAGCGGCCAACATTCACAGCTTTATAGAACATTTGCCAAag AAGTACGACACTCTGGCAGGCGATAAGGGGACCCAGCTGTCTGGTGGTCAGAAACAACGAATAGCCATAGCCCGAGCCATCCTTCGTAACCCCAAACTGTTGCTTCTGGATGAGGCCACGTCTGCACTCGACACTGAGAGTGAGaag TTGGTGCAGGAGGCGTTGGACAAAGCTAGGCAGGGCAGGACGTGTATCGTTGTAGCGCACCGTCTGTCCACCATCCAAAACGCAGACCGCATCGCTGTGTTTCAGGGAGGGGTGGTGGTTGAACAAGGGACGCACCAGCAGCTGCTAGCCAAAAAGGGAGTCTATCACATGCTGGTCACTAAACAGTTGGGCTGTGGTAGTGAATGA
- the LOC133401274 gene encoding ATP-dependent translocase ABCB1-like isoform X2: MQTPDMDETDKLRNNLPDHNTNVYLSEYNTSGSTKKKEKERKNVTVGPIELFRFADGLDLLLIFLGTVMSVAHGLVFPLMCVVFGHMADRFIQYSAMSKNNTRHLFFTNSTLQDDMASFSIYFAITGVLVLVAAYMQVAFFTLAAVRQVTRIRKCFFHSIMRQDIGWFDVNDTGTLNTRLVDDVYKIQEGIGDKMGMLVQSLSTFIASLVVGLSIGWKLALVILAVCPLLGLSAAIFSKVVTSFTAKEQTAYAKAGAVAEEVLSAIRTVFAFSGQQREIQRYHKNLEEAKNMGIKKAISSNTAMGFTFMMIFLSYALAFWYGSTLVRSKEYTTGTVLTVLFALIFGAIALGQTSPNIQSFSSALGAAHQVYRIIDTKPSIDSYSESGFKPDVITGNIELKKIHFKYPSRPEVKVLNNMSLRIKSGQTIALVGSSGCGKSTTIQLLQRFYDPQEGSVSIDDHDIRSLNIGHLRKMIGVVSQEPVLFATTISENIRYGRTDVTQQEIEQAAKEAHAYDFIMNFPEKFETLVGDRGSQMSGGQKQRIAIARALVRNPKILLLDEATSALDAESETFVQAALDEVRLGRTTVIVAHRLSTIRNADIIAGFQNGEVVELGTHSQLIEKQGVYHTLVTMQTFQKAEEQWNSEQNEKSRIAKTFNDSSFRRSKSTKGSFSAHLEGNQKERETLIDAKDKTEEDENVPPVSLLKIMHFNLPEWPYILTGIIFAAINGLLHPLFAVILSKFIAVMAEADEEIIRKETEFLCMMFATIGIVIFFTMFLQGYCFGKSGEILTLKLRLAAFKALMRQDLAWFDDHKNSVGMLTTRLASDAAQVQGVTGLRLATLVQNITNLGTGVILAFVNGWELTLLVLVLVPILAVAGTVEMELLSGQAAKDKKELEKAGQIVTEAIENIRTVASLTRELKFESLYHNNLEVPYRNAQKKAHVQGFAFSFSQAMIYFTYAICFWFGAWLVEQGRMDVEGVFLVVMAILYGSMAVGEANSFTPNYANAKMSAAHIMMLLNAQPAIDNLSHEGQSLDQFDGHVYFEGVEFNYPSCPDVPVLRGLNLKVSKGETLALVGSSGCGKSTTIQLLERFYDTTQGNVMIDSKNVKELNICWLRSQIGIVSQEPVLFDCSLAKNIAYGDNSRTVTIEEIKAAAEAANIHSFIEHLPKKYDTLAGDKGTQLSGGQKQRIAIARAILRNPKLLLLDEATSALDTESEKLVQEALDKARQGRTCIVVAHRLSTIQNADRIAVFQGGVVVEQGTHQQLLAKKGVYHMLVTKQLGCGSE, from the exons ATGCAG ACCCCAGACATGGATGAAACAGACAAGTTGCGAAACAACCTCCCCGACCAcaacacaaatgtttatttaag tgaGTACAATACATCAGGAAGcacaaagaagaaggaaaaagagagaaaaaatgtcACAGTTGGCCCCATTGAACTG TTCAGGTTTGCAGATGGCTTGGACCTTTTACTAATCTTCCTCGGGACAGTGATGTCGGTGGCCCATGGGCTGGTGTTCCCCCTCATGTGTGTTGTCTTTGGTCATATGGCAGACAGATTTATACAGTACTCAGCAATGTCCAAAAACAATACCCGCCACCTTT TTTTCACCAACAGCACCTTACAGGATGACATGGCCAG CTTTTCTATTTACTTCGCCATCACAGGGGTCTTGGTGCTGGTGGCCGCCTACATGCAGGTTGCTTTTTTTACACTCGCTGCTGTACGGCAGGTCACACGCATCCGCAAGTGTTTTTTCCACAGTATCATGCGACAGGACATCGGCTGGTTTGATGTCAATGACACAGGAACACTCAACACTCGCCTTGTTGA TGACGTCTATAAAATACAAGAGGGTATTGGAGACAAAATGGGGATGTTGGTCCAGTCGCTTTCCACCTTCATTGCATCTTTGGTTGTTGGCTTAAGCATAGGATGGAAGCTCGCTCTGGTCATCCTGGCCGTCTGCCCCTTGCTGGGCCTATCAGCTGCCATTTTCAGTAAG GTGGTGACATCATTCACCGCTAAAGAACAGACTGCTTATGCCAAAGCCGGCGCTGTGGCAGAGGAGGTGCTTTCTGCCATCAGGACTGTTTTTGCCTTCAGTGGTCAGCAGAGAGAGATCCAAAG GTATCATAAGAACCTGGAGGAGGCTAAGAACATGGGAATAAAGAAGGCGATAAGTTCGAACACCGCTATGGGTTTCACCTTCATGATGATCTTCTTGTCTTATGCTCTGGCCTTCTGGTATGGGAGTACGCTCGTTCGGAGTAAGGAGTACACTACTGGAACTGTACTCACA GTTTTATTTGCTTtgatttttggagcaattgcaCTTGGCCAGACCTCACCAAACATCCAGTCCTTTTCCAGTGCCCTAGGAGCTGCACACCAAGTGTACCGCATCATTGACACT AAACCCAGTATCGACAGCTACTCAGAGAGCGGCTTCAAGCCTGATGTCATCACAGGAAACATAGAGCTCAAGAAGATCCACTTTAAGTACCCCTCAAGGCCAGAGGTCAAA GTATTAAACAACATGTCCCTAAGGATTAAGAGTGGACAGACCATCGCTTTAGTGGGAAGCAGTGGCTGCGGTAAAAGCACCACCATTCAGCTGTTGCAGAGGTTCTACGATCCTCAGGAGGGATCT GTATCTATTGATGATCATGACATACGTTCGCTCAATATCGGCCACCTGCGAAAGATGATTGGCGTGGTGAGTCAAGAGCCCGTCCTTTTTGCCACCACCATATCTGAGAACATCCGATACGGCCGAACTGACGTGACGCAGCAGGAAATAGAGCAAGCTGCCAAGGAGGCCCATGCTTACGACTTCATCATGAACTTTCCTGAA AAGTTTGAGACGCTGGTCGGTGACCGAGGGTCTCAGATGAGTGGAGGTCAGAAGCAGAGAATTGCAATTGCCCGGGCACTAGTCCGTAACCCCAAAATCCTTCTGCTGGATGAAGCAACATCTGCGCTTGATGCTGAAAGTGAAACTTTTGTGCAGGCTGCACTTGATGAG GTCAGACTGGGTCGTACCACCGTAATTGTGGCCCATCGCCTCTCAACTATCAGAAACGCTGATATCATCGCTGGCTTCCAAAATGGAGAAGTTGTGGAGTTGGGCACTCATAGCCAATTGATAGAAAAACAGGGTGTGTATCATACCCTTGTCACCATGCAG ACCTTCCAGAAAGCCGAGGAGCAGTGGAATAGTGAGCAGAATGAAAAGAGCCGAATAGCCAAAACATTTAATGATTCTTCCTTCAGAAGGAGTAAGTCTACAAAAGGTTCTTTCTCTGCTCATTTGGAGGGAAaccaaaaagagagagaaacattGATTGATGCCAAAGACAAGACGGAGGAG GATGAAAATGTTCCCCCCGTGTCATTACTCAAAATTATGCATTTCAACCTTCCTGAGTGGCCATACATTTTGACGGGGATCATCTTTGCTGCCATCAATGGATTATTACATCCCCTGTTCGCAGTCATCCTCTCAAAGTTCATTGCT GTGATGGCTGAGGCTGATGAAGAGATTATCAGAAAAGAAACAGAATTCCTTTGCATGATGTTTGCAACGATTGGAATTGTAATCTTTTTCACCATGTTTCTCCAG GGTTACTGTTTTGGAAAATCTGGAGAGATCCTGACGTTGAAACTGAGACTGGCAGCTTTCAAGGCTTTGATGCGGCAG GATCTCGCCTGGTTTGATGACCATAAAAACAGCGTAGGAATGCTCACAACAAGGCTGGCTTCAGATGCTGCTCAAGTGCAAGGG GTAACGGGACTACGCCTGGCTACCCTGGTGCAGAATATTACCAATTTAGGCACTGGTGTGATTCTTGCCTTTGTGAATGGCTGGGAGCTGACCCTGCTCGTACTGGTCTTGGTACCAATCCTTGCAGTGGCTGGAACTGTGGAGATGGAATTGCTATCTGGGCAAGCTGCCAAGGACAAGAAGGAGTTGGAGAAGGCTGGACAG ATTGTTACAGAAGCCATCGAAAATATCCGTACAGTTGCATCTCTGACCAGGGAACTCAAGTTTGAGTCTTTGTATCACAATAACCTGGAAGTTCCCTACAG AAATGCCCAGAAAAAGGCCCATGTGCAGGGTTTTGCCTTCTCTTTCTCCCAAGCCATGATCTACTTTACTTATGCCATATGTTTCTGGTTTGGAGCTTGGCTTGTTGAGCAAGGACGAATGGATGTTGAGGGAGTATTTCT GGTGGTTATGGCAATTCTGTATGGTTCTATGGCTGTTGGAGAAGCCAATTCCTTCACTCCAAACTATGCAAACGCGAAAATGTCAGCTGCTCACATCATGATGCTTCTGAACGCACAGCCTGCTATTGACAATCTCTCACATGAAGGCCAGTCATTG GACCAATTTGATGGTCATGTGTACTTTGAGGGAGTTGAGTTTAACTACCCCTCATGCCCTGATGTACCCGTTCTACGAGGGCTGAATCTGAAGGTGAGCAAAGGAGAGACACTGGCCCTAGTAGGAAGCAGCGGCTGTGGAAAAAGCACCACCATCCAGCTTCTGGAGAGGTTCTATGACACCACACAAGGGAACGTG ATGATTGATTCCAAGAATGTGAAAGAGCTGAACATCTGCTGGCTGAGGTCTCAGATTGGTATTGTGTCCCAGGAGCCTGTGCTCTTTGACTGCAGCTTGGCCAAAAACATCGCCTATGGAGACAACAGTCGTACTGTAACTATAGAGGAGATTAAGGCAGCTGCTGAAGCGGCCAACATTCACAGCTTTATAGAACATTTGCCAAag AAGTACGACACTCTGGCAGGCGATAAGGGGACCCAGCTGTCTGGTGGTCAGAAACAACGAATAGCCATAGCCCGAGCCATCCTTCGTAACCCCAAACTGTTGCTTCTGGATGAGGCCACGTCTGCACTCGACACTGAGAGTGAGaag TTGGTGCAGGAGGCGTTGGACAAAGCTAGGCAGGGCAGGACGTGTATCGTTGTAGCGCACCGTCTGTCCACCATCCAAAACGCAGACCGCATCGCTGTGTTTCAGGGAGGGGTGGTGGTTGAACAAGGGACGCACCAGCAGCTGCTAGCCAAAAAGGGAGTCTATCACATGCTGGTCACTAAACAGTTGGGCTGTGGTAGTGAATGA